From Zhongshania aliphaticivorans, one genomic window encodes:
- a CDS encoding DUF4265 domain-containing protein, giving the protein MTDQAPFADQETLLELFAGIHPTNNQPIFEKVLATPLANVSEYRLLKSPLFVRGLAALDSIKINEDARGRFTLLEHSGNLCVRVFLRQPNEDLEVQLTAELEKLGGSLDIKTERAMVYSIHFGVGFSSIEALLNKWANSDQAKWVYGNVYDPETGDPLNWWQALLQV; this is encoded by the coding sequence ATGACAGATCAGGCCCCCTTCGCCGACCAAGAGACCTTATTAGAGTTATTTGCTGGCATCCATCCAACAAATAATCAGCCTATTTTCGAAAAGGTGCTCGCCACGCCCCTCGCCAACGTAAGCGAGTACCGGCTGCTCAAGTCCCCTCTCTTTGTTCGCGGGCTTGCCGCATTAGATAGCATAAAGATAAATGAGGATGCCCGTGGCCGCTTTACCCTGCTCGAGCACAGCGGCAACCTCTGCGTGCGCGTGTTTTTGCGTCAGCCCAATGAAGATTTGGAGGTTCAGCTCACTGCCGAACTAGAAAAACTCGGCGGCAGCCTGGACATAAAAACTGAACGTGCGATGGTCTACAGCATCCATTTTGGCGTCGGCTTTAGCAGTATTGAAGCCTTACTCAATAAATGGGCCAATAGCGATCAAGCTAAGTGGGTCTACGGTAATGTCTACGACCCCGAGACCGGCGACCCGCTCAATTGGTGGCAGGCATTACTGCAGGTTTGA
- the yaaA gene encoding peroxide stress protein YaaA, whose translation MLLLISPAKTLDFENPAHTKKFSQADFLDRSQVLIEQLQTLNPEDISGLMKISPKLGELNHQRFMNWQLPFSPDNAKAAVLAFRGDVYTGLDADSFSASDFTFAQQHLRILSGLYGLLRPLDLIQPYRLEMGTKFENKAGKNLYQFWDTTITEAVNHQLAEIKSQVLVNLASNEYFSAIKPKALAADIITPTFKDFKNGKYKIISFYAKKARGLMASYVIKNRIKHVDDLKQFNSDGYYFCPEQSTAREWVFLRDSQE comes from the coding sequence ATGTTACTGCTAATTTCCCCAGCCAAGACCTTGGACTTTGAAAACCCTGCGCACACAAAAAAGTTTAGTCAGGCCGACTTCCTCGACCGCTCGCAGGTTTTAATTGAGCAATTACAAACGCTCAACCCTGAAGACATCTCCGGCTTAATGAAAATTAGCCCCAAGCTGGGGGAGCTCAATCACCAGCGTTTTATGAACTGGCAACTGCCTTTTAGCCCCGACAATGCCAAGGCGGCTGTGCTCGCCTTTCGCGGAGATGTTTACACTGGCCTTGATGCCGACAGTTTCAGCGCCAGCGATTTCACCTTTGCCCAGCAACATTTGCGCATACTCTCTGGCCTCTACGGCCTATTGCGCCCACTTGATTTGATCCAGCCCTACCGGCTCGAAATGGGCACCAAATTTGAAAATAAGGCGGGCAAAAACCTCTATCAATTTTGGGATACCACAATTACCGAGGCGGTGAATCACCAACTCGCCGAGATTAAGTCGCAGGTTTTGGTGAATCTCGCGTCCAACGAATACTTTAGTGCCATCAAACCCAAGGCACTGGCTGCTGACATTATTACCCCAACATTCAAAGACTTTAAAAACGGCAAATACAAAATTATTAGCTTTTACGCCAAAAAAGCCCGGGGCTTAATGGCCAGCTATGTAATTAAAAACCGTATTAAACATGTCGATGACCTTAAGCAATTCAATAGCGATGGTTATTATTTTTGTCCGGAACAATCGACTGCCAGAGAGTGGGTTTTTCTTAGAGACAGCCAAGAGTAA
- a CDS encoding EVE domain-containing protein, with translation MAYWLMKSEPDTFSLDDLRKRPKGTEHWDGVRNYQARNMMRDQMKVGDKVFFYHSSCPQPGIAGIAEVVREAYPDSSAQNPESRYFDPKASPENPRWYMVDVRFERKFKRLIPLAELKAEPALGEMTLVQKGSRLSIMPVTPEEWRQILAME, from the coding sequence ATGGCTTACTGGCTGATGAAATCTGAGCCTGACACGTTTAGTCTCGACGATCTTCGCAAGCGGCCAAAGGGCACTGAACATTGGGACGGGGTCAGAAACTATCAGGCTCGCAATATGATGCGCGACCAAATGAAAGTGGGTGACAAAGTGTTTTTTTATCACTCCTCTTGCCCGCAACCGGGTATTGCAGGCATTGCCGAAGTGGTACGCGAGGCTTACCCCGACAGCAGCGCGCAAAACCCAGAGTCTCGCTATTTTGACCCCAAGGCCAGCCCAGAAAACCCGCGCTGGTATATGGTCGATGTGCGCTTTGAGCGAAAATTTAAGCGCCTGATTCCGCTGGCGGAGCTGAAAGCTGAACCCGCGCTGGGGGAAATGACACTCGTCCAAAAAGGCAGTCGCTTGTCGATTATGCCCGTTACTCCAGAGGAGTGGCGGCAGATTTTAGCGATGGAATAA
- a CDS encoding DUF938 domain-containing protein, with translation MSQAKPFSQACENNQPFILEILAPLFTAGQRVLEVGSGTGQHAVHFAANLPELHWQCSDRRENLEGIQAWIDDAKLPNLAPPITLDARDVDWPQPPFDGIYSANTLHIMSWHEVELFFSHLRKSLKDDGLLCIYGPFNYQGKYTAASNASFDQWLKQRNPQSGIRDFEAINALAEKIGLHLHADHAMPANNRLLIWRSQGS, from the coding sequence ATGAGTCAAGCCAAACCCTTTTCACAGGCTTGTGAAAACAATCAGCCGTTTATTTTAGAGATCCTTGCCCCACTATTTACCGCCGGGCAACGGGTATTGGAAGTTGGCAGCGGCACGGGCCAACACGCGGTACATTTTGCGGCTAATTTGCCCGAGCTTCATTGGCAATGCAGTGATCGGCGTGAAAATTTAGAGGGTATTCAGGCCTGGATCGACGACGCCAAGCTCCCCAATTTAGCCCCTCCAATCACGCTAGACGCCAGAGACGTAGATTGGCCACAACCCCCATTTGATGGTATTTACTCGGCTAATACCCTACATATTATGAGCTGGCACGAAGTGGAATTGTTCTTTAGCCATTTACGCAAAAGCCTCAAAGACGACGGCCTGCTCTGTATTTATGGACCGTTTAACTATCAGGGAAAATACACCGCCGCCAGCAATGCCAGTTTTGATCAATGGCTAAAACAGCGCAATCCTCAGAGTGGCATCCGGGACTTTGAAGCTATTAATGCCTTGGCCGAGAAAATTGGCTTACACCTGCACGCAGATCATGCCATGCCCGCCAATAATCGCCTGTTAATTTGGCGCTCGCAAGGCAGCTAA
- a CDS encoding OmpA family protein: protein MSKQWKSALAAGVILASATGAAMAEDQETGFYVGGNAFYNEVFDADGTATTTTAGGFAAIPLIGDVLNGLLGGSASSSANLETSYDNDISYGFSVGYKFASPVRIEFEYRQGENDVDKISSGGVSTTSDSSLEVTSMMGNVWYDFAAGERLRPYIGFGLGMANLDMGDADDDVTIGQLGAGITYFLTPRLALDAGYRYSVAEDATFKSATIEQENEYSAQSVQVGLRYNFFEAQYGVKDSDGDGVSDETDECPGTPRGVQVDSVGCPLDGDNDGVADYLDQCPNTPAGAKVNASGCPLDGDNDGVADADDACPDTPAGQAVMSNGCAKDQAVILRGVNFELNSAQLTMNAETILNGVAETLVSSPGFDVELQGHTDSTGSDSYNMNLSQNRAKSVKSYLVSSGVEANRLTARGYGEEQPIASNDTKDGRAQNRRVELKVIGDGSSDSVEPMMYDEPMVEEPAVEEPMMDEPMVEEEPMVEDEPMMEEAPAEAEPSVEDEYEYDPSAETDY from the coding sequence ATGAGTAAGCAATGGAAATCTGCTCTGGCTGCGGGTGTGATATTAGCATCAGCAACCGGCGCGGCAATGGCTGAGGATCAGGAAACTGGCTTCTATGTCGGCGGTAATGCTTTTTACAACGAAGTATTCGATGCCGATGGTACCGCGACGACGACAACTGCGGGCGGCTTTGCCGCTATTCCGCTGATTGGCGATGTACTCAACGGATTGTTGGGTGGCTCCGCGAGTAGCTCTGCCAATCTCGAAACCAGCTATGACAACGACATTAGCTACGGTTTTAGCGTTGGTTATAAATTTGCTAGCCCAGTGCGTATTGAATTTGAATACCGCCAGGGCGAGAACGACGTTGATAAAATTTCAAGTGGCGGTGTATCAACCACTAGCGACAGCAGCCTTGAAGTAACGTCGATGATGGGTAATGTGTGGTATGACTTCGCCGCTGGCGAACGTCTGCGCCCTTACATCGGTTTTGGTTTAGGTATGGCTAACCTCGACATGGGCGATGCCGATGACGACGTTACCATTGGCCAATTGGGTGCTGGTATCACTTACTTCCTGACCCCGCGTTTGGCGCTTGATGCAGGCTATCGCTATAGTGTTGCAGAAGATGCAACCTTCAAGTCAGCGACAATTGAGCAAGAGAACGAATACAGCGCGCAAAGCGTGCAAGTTGGCTTGCGCTATAACTTCTTTGAGGCCCAATACGGCGTAAAAGACAGCGATGGCGACGGCGTTTCTGACGAAACTGATGAGTGCCCAGGCACCCCACGTGGTGTTCAAGTAGACAGCGTTGGCTGCCCACTCGACGGCGATAACGACGGTGTTGCTGACTATCTCGACCAGTGTCCAAATACCCCAGCTGGCGCTAAAGTAAATGCCAGTGGCTGTCCTTTAGACGGTGACAACGATGGTGTAGCTGATGCCGATGATGCTTGTCCTGATACCCCGGCTGGTCAAGCGGTTATGTCTAATGGCTGTGCTAAAGACCAAGCGGTTATTCTGCGCGGTGTTAACTTTGAGCTAAACAGTGCTCAGCTAACCATGAATGCAGAGACCATTCTTAATGGTGTTGCTGAAACACTGGTGAGTTCACCTGGTTTTGACGTTGAGCTACAAGGCCACACCGATAGCACCGGCAGTGACAGCTATAATATGAACCTGTCGCAAAACCGTGCTAAGTCTGTAAAAAGCTACTTGGTTAGCAGTGGTGTTGAAGCGAATCGTTTAACTGCTCGCGGCTACGGCGAAGAGCAGCCTATTGCCAGCAACGACACTAAAGACGGCCGTGCGCAAAACCGTCGTGTAGAGTTGAAGGTTATTGGCGATGGTTCTAGTGATTCAGTAGAGCCAATGATGTATGACGAGCCAATGGTTGAAGAGCCTGCAGTCGAAGAGCCCATGATGGACGAGCCAATGGTTGAAGAAGAGCCAATGGTTGAAGACGAGCCTATGATGGAAGAAGCTCCTGCGGAAGCTGAGCCATCAGTAGAAGATGAGTACGAGTACGATCCTTCTGCGGAAACTGACTACTAA